In a genomic window of Streptomyces roseoviridis:
- a CDS encoding Gfo/Idh/MocA family protein produces MNDSTPPRPSRRSVLRTTGAAGAGLGLGALGTGSAEAAPASGETLATPPRRGATMAGVPFEGRSTVRVALVGLGNRGGSMIDLYLALPGVRVVAVCDPVKAKAERAAAKVVAAGQPSPAVYASGPEDYLKLYERTDVDFVHVATPWDLHFEQAKQAMLHGKHVGVECPVAMRLDHLWELVDLSEQTRRHCMQLENCCYGRNEMRVLRMAHAGKFGELLHGAGAYNHDLRELMFSPTYYEGPWRRLWHTRLRGDLYPNHGFGPVANYMDVNRGDRAVSISSLGTPALGLAEYRAANVPKGDPSWKESYIESDRTISLVKTAKGRVIRLEHDVSTPHPYSRINSLGGTKGVFEDYPARIYLEPDHKGHQWGDFGAYAAEFDHWLWKEHANPPGGHGGMDYIMVYRLTQCMRLGLVPDFDVYDAATWTAPVPLSHASIKANGAPQPIPDFTRGEWRRARSGVDSARPA; encoded by the coding sequence ATGAACGACAGCACTCCCCCGCGTCCCAGCCGCCGCTCCGTGCTCAGGACCACCGGTGCGGCCGGCGCGGGACTCGGGCTCGGTGCCCTGGGGACGGGTTCCGCCGAGGCGGCGCCGGCGTCCGGGGAGACCCTCGCCACTCCGCCCCGCCGGGGCGCGACCATGGCCGGTGTCCCGTTCGAGGGCCGCTCCACCGTCCGGGTGGCCCTGGTCGGCCTCGGCAACCGCGGCGGCAGCATGATCGACCTCTATCTGGCCCTGCCCGGCGTCCGGGTGGTCGCGGTCTGCGACCCGGTGAAGGCGAAGGCCGAGCGGGCCGCCGCCAAGGTGGTCGCCGCCGGGCAGCCCTCCCCCGCCGTCTACGCCAGCGGCCCCGAGGACTACCTGAAGCTGTACGAGCGCACGGACGTCGACTTCGTCCACGTGGCCACTCCCTGGGACCTCCACTTCGAGCAGGCGAAGCAGGCGATGCTGCACGGCAAGCACGTCGGCGTCGAGTGCCCGGTGGCGATGCGCCTCGACCACCTCTGGGAGCTCGTCGACCTGTCCGAGCAGACCCGGCGGCACTGCATGCAGCTGGAGAACTGCTGTTACGGGCGCAACGAGATGCGGGTGCTGCGCATGGCGCACGCCGGGAAGTTCGGCGAACTCCTGCACGGCGCCGGGGCGTACAACCACGACCTGCGCGAGCTGATGTTCTCGCCGACGTACTACGAGGGGCCGTGGCGCCGGCTGTGGCACACCCGGCTGCGCGGCGACCTGTATCCGAACCACGGCTTCGGCCCGGTCGCCAACTACATGGACGTCAACCGCGGCGACCGGGCCGTCAGCATCAGCAGCCTCGGCACGCCCGCGCTGGGCCTCGCCGAGTACCGGGCGGCGAACGTGCCGAAGGGCGACCCCAGTTGGAAGGAGTCGTACATCGAGAGCGACCGGACGATCAGTCTGGTCAAGACGGCGAAGGGCCGGGTGATCCGGCTGGAGCACGACGTGTCGACGCCGCACCCCTACAGCCGGATCAACAGCCTGGGCGGCACCAAGGGCGTCTTCGAGGACTATCCGGCCCGGATCTATCTGGAGCCGGACCACAAGGGCCACCAGTGGGGCGACTTCGGCGCCTACGCGGCCGAGTTCGACCACTGGCTGTGGAAGGAGCACGCCAATCCGCCGGGCGGGCACGGCGGCATGGACTACATCATGGTGTACCGGCTGACGCAGTGCATGCGGCTGGGGCTCGTGCCGGACTTCGACGTGTACGACGCGGCGACCTGGACGGCGCCCGTGCCGCTGAGCCACGCCTCGATCAAGGCGAACGGCGCGCCGCAGCCCATCCCGGACTTCACGCGCGGCGAGTGGCGCAGGGCCCGCTCCGGCGTGGACTCGGCCAGGCCCGCCTGA